Genomic DNA from Leptotrichia wadei:
CACTTTTCCTTGTCTGTCGCCTTAAACAAATAAGAAATATCATAAATCGGCACAATCTTAATTTCTCCATAAAAATCAAATACTTTCCCAACTAAATCCTTTATATCCTCTTTCTCATCATTTTCCAAAAGCGATTTAGTCGCCCTTTCTCCAACTGTTACAATATATTTGGGATTTATCAAGGCAATTTGCGTTATCAAAAACTCATTGCATTGCAAAATGCTTTCTTGCTCAATTATATTCCCATGGGAACTACATTTTGTAAGTGTTGTAAAATAGCATTTTTTTAAATCCAGTTTTGAATATTCTAAAAATCTTTTGAAATATTTTCCATTTTTATCGGCAAGAAGCTGCTGCTTTATATCCTCTTCCTCACTTACACTATCCAATACAAACAGTACCTCTGCCTTTTTATTCCCTTCTCCAACAATCGGATTAATTCGAGTTTTTTCCAAAACACATTTAGTACAAATATCAATTTCTAATTTTAAGTCATTCCACATAACTTTTCCTTTATTTATTTATTTTTTATATTTTATAAATTTCTGTTCCTTCTTCATCAATAACTTCAATTTCCAAATGACTTTTATTTTCCCGCTCCAAAATTTCATACAGCGAATTATATGCCAATTCTGGAGTATTGTTATCCTTACTTATATGCATCAAATAAATTTTTTTCAGTTTTTCATTCAATACTTGAGCAATTAATTTTGATGCTTCTGAATTTGATAAATGCCCATTTCTTCCCTTTACACGATTTTTAAGTTCCCAATGATAAGGTCCTGTCATTAGCATATTATAGTCATAATTGCTTTCCAATACGATTACATCGCTATTTTTCAAATTTTCCTTAATAATATTGTTCACACACCCAACATCACTCGCATAAGACAACTTTTTTCCTTCATACTCAAACGTATAACCTAAACATTTTTTCGCATCGTGCATCACTTCAAAATTATTAATTACACAATTTCCAATTATAATTTTATCTTCCCTTATAAAATTCAAATTCTTTTTATCAATTTTTCCAATCTTTTCCCTAATAACGCCATAAGTCATTTCATGAAGGTAAATTGGAATATCATATTTTCTCGACACAACTCCAAGCCCCTGAATATGGTCAGAATGCTCATGAGTTACAAATATCCCCTTTATATCTTCTATTCTCTTTTCAATATTATTTAGTTTTTCTGCAATTTTTTTCCCACTAAATCCTGCATCCACCAAAAATTTCTTATTCCCCATCTCAATATAGCTGGAATTTCCGCTGCTTCCACTTCCCAAACTTGAAAATTTCATTATTTTTCAATCTTCTTTCTAACCGAGTTTTTGTTTTTTTAAACTCTCAAATTCCCCACTTTTAAAATTCTCAAATTTTAAATATTTGGCGAAATAGTTCCCTTAGCTTCATCATAAACCCATCCGCCTTTTCTATCTTTTTTTATCACAATTCTATTGCTTTGCTCCCTGTCATCCTTTAAACTTTCAGGAATTTCATAAATCTTTTCATTTCCATAAAAAGTTTCAAAATTATATTTTCCATCCGCACTTTTTACACTTCTAAGATTATCTTCAAGCCCTGCCAATTTAGGATTTGCACCTGTCATTTCCTTAAATTTCTTTACTGCATTTTGCAATTTCACAGTTTCAACTTGAATATCAGCATTTATAAGTTTATCAACTTTTCTTGAAAAAAGTATAACAACATTAAAAATTGCAATAAATAAAACTATAAGAAAAACTACTCCTCGAGAAATAATCTTTCTAGTTATTTTCGCCCTATTATTCCCATAATAATAATCATTATCAAAAGCCATTTTATTGAATGAAATTTAAAAATTTCATATTCTCCCTTCTAAAAATTACTTCTAATCATTTGTAAAAGTTATAAAGTCTCCTTAATACAATATTTTTCAATTTTAAACTTATATACTCTTATATTTTTTCAAAAAAATATTTTGAAATTTTGATAATTTTACTTTTACAATAACTTAAAAAATTATTTTTTATTTTTAAAAATTGATGGTCTTACAATTACCTTTACCTGTTTTGGAATTTCCAACTGTATTTTTAAAGGTCCTCTTTTCACATTAACCCATCCAAGCCCAGCAATTGCCAGCTCTTCATTTTCTTCAATTTCCACTTCGCAAGTTACAAATTCATTTTGGAAATACTTTTTCTTTTCACTCCCTTGCAAAATTTCAAAAAAGTTCCCATTTAACAAGTCCTCCACTCTTTCCTCACGAGTCACATGAAATTTCACACTTTTTGAAGCATAAGCAGAAAAAATCGGCTTGCTCCCACTTTCCAAAAGCTCATTTCCCAATATTTTAAATCTACAAAAAACATCAAACATAAAAACTTGATTTTCTTCTAATTTAAAAGTTTTCCTTGAAATTTCTCCCACTGGCACAAGTTTCAATCCACTTTCTACACTAATTAAATCAGAAACTCTTCCATCTGGAATAAGCCCAGGCGTATCAATTATCGTAATCTCACTATTTTGAATTTTGTTATTAATTGATTTTAAAGTTGTCCCTGAATATTTTGAAGTTGTTATTCTATTGTTTCCCAAAAGCAAATTTATAACTGAAGATTTTCCAACATTTGAAACTCCCAGGACAGTTGCCTTAACTTTTTTATTTTGAAAAATATTTTTTATTTTTCTAACAATACCATTTATTCCATATTTACTTTTGGCACTAATAAAAGCAATGTCATCAGGCACAATATCCTCTTCAGCAAGTCTATCCTTTACCCAGTTGGAAATTTCGGTCGGATGTATAAAATCAGGCATAAGATCAATTTTATTAACCAAAATTATTGATCTGTAATCCCTCAAATAATCCAAAATTTCCTCAGTAAAAGAACCCTCAAAATCAATAATATCAAATATTGGCAATATTACATCCGACTTTTTTACACTTTTACTTACTTCCTTCAAATAATCTTCTCTGCTAAAATTATTTACAAGGTTTTCTCCATAATTCTTAATCTTAAAACATCTTTGACAAAGCAAATCATCCTGCATCACAAATTTTTCCTTAGGAACATACCCCTCCTTATTTTTATCTTCAAACTGCAGCTCAATCCCGCAGCCACTACATTTCTTTTTAATCAAAATTTCCTCCTACTTTTTTTACTCATTTAGCTATTTATAAAAATTTCAATAGACTCATACTAAACTCCAATTGAATAATGAAAATGAATATGTTATAAATCTTTTTAGTAGATTAAACCTAATATTTATTTTAATTATTTGAAAATAAATATTCGCTTTTTAAGCGGAGAATATATCAATATTCTTAAATTTTTTAGTTTTATTATTTTTCTCTGCTTTTTGACAATTATAAATACTGCTATTATTCAATTTCTATCACTTTTACTTTACAATTATCTTTTTTTTCGAGCGTATAAAAATTTTTGTGTAAATAGAACAGCAAAGTATTGAATTTACTGAATTTATCTATTAATTTTCACAAAATTATAAGTGCACTCGTTTTTTCTCATTCATAAAAATCTTTAATTTATAAAATTTTTACTATTTGTAATAATAATATATTATATTAATATTTTTGTTATTTATTAGTTTAATTTAATTTATAAAATACGTCCGATAATATAATTTTTTATTTCCATAAAAATAATAACTATTTTTTTATTTAATTTGTTAATTTAATTTTCAAAACAAACCTATTCCTTAGCCAGTGGATGCGTACTCATATAAATATCACGCAAAAAAGTTTTGCTCACGTGTGTATAAACTTGCGTCGCAGCAATACTGCTATGCCCTAAAAGTTCCTGTAAATATCGAATATCCACACCATTATTCAAAAGTTCCATTGCAAACGAATGTCTAAATACATGTGGTGTTATTTCCTTTTGTATTCCAGCTTCATGTGCATGTGCCGAAATCAGCCTTCTAAGTGAACGTGTTGTTAATTTTTTACCCTTACTATTTACAATAAGCACTTCCCTAGTATAATTAGCATACTGCCTCTTTTTTTCTTCAATATACTTTATAAGCCACTTTTTAGCATTTTCACTAAAAAAAGTAATCCGTTCCTTGTCTCCCTTCCCAACAACCCGAATTTCCCGCTCTTCAATATCAATCATAAATTCACTTAAATTGATAAGTTCAATTGAACGAAGACCGCTGGAATAGAGCAGTTCAATAATCAATCTGTCACGAATCCCAGTAATTTTCTCTGTATTTATAACATGCCTTAAATTATTCAAATCATCTCGATTAATCACATTTGGCAATTCTTTTTCAAATTTTGGAACATTTATATAAGAAGCCTTATTTGTTTCAATTACTTTTATTTCCTGAAGATATTTAAAAAATGTCCTAAGTGCTGAAATTTTCCTATTTATGCTTCTTTTAGAAATTGGCTTTAATTTTGCCTTTTTATCAGAATTTTCCATATTTTCAATACTTTTTACATTTTTATCATTTTTTTCAACTTCTTCAAGCCTTTTAGGAGAATTTAAATAGGCAATAAATGATCTAAAAGTCATCATTTCAATTTCCTCAAAATTATGAATCTCTTCATATTCTTCAAGATATTCCATAAATTGCAGTAAATCTCGCCGATAACCTCTAATTGTGTTAAAACTCTTACCAAGAATAACTTCCTCATAATATAAAAACTTATCCACATACATTACAAGATTTTCATTTTTTATATTTTCTTGTACATTTTCATTATTTTTTTTTGTTAATTCATCATTTATATCATTTTCCATTTAAATTTCTCCAATTTTTAAATTTCTCAAAGTTTTTAATTTTTCTAGTTATTTACAAGAATCTATAAACTAAATAATTTATCAAAAGCATTTTTTGAAAGTTCAATAAATTTTAAAAGTTCAGCTTGTGTAAACGTTGCCTCTTCTCCTGTTCCTTGTAACTCAATAAATTCACCCTTGTCATTCATTACAATGTTCATATCCACGTCAGCCTTTGAATCCTCTTCATATTCCAAATCAAGAAGCAGCTCGTTATGCACTTTCCCAACACTTATTGCTGCAACTTTTGATTTTATTGGAATTTCCTTTAATTTTCCTTGATCAATCAATTTTTCAACTGCCAGTTCCAAAGCAAGATAAGCTCCTGTTATCGAAGCTGTTCTTGTCCCGCCATCAGCCTGAATCACATCACAGTCAATCATTACCGTTCTTTCTCCCAGTTTTTCCAAATCTATTGCCGCTCTTAATGCTCTTCCGATTAAACGCTGAATTTCCATAGTTCTTCCGCTAAGCTTTCCCTTTGCTGACTCCCTTTGGACACGTGTATGCGTAGCTCTGGGAAGCATGCTGTATTCAGCAGTTATCCAACCTGAATTTGTTCCCTTTAGCCATCTCGGAATTTTTTCCTCGATTGTAGCATTACAAATAACTTTTGTATTTCCAAATTCAATTAAAACTGAACCTTCTGGATGAATAATATAATTTTTAGTAACTTTTACTTCTCGCATTTCATCATTTTTTCTATTATTATTTCTCACATTTTCTCCTAAATTCCAATTATTTTCCTTTATAAAGCGGAAATTTTTCAGTTAGCTTAAAAACTTGCTCTTTTACTTGGGCAATTTTTTCGCTGTCATCTATATTTCCCAAAACTGTTAATATAAATTGTGCCACCTGTCTTGTTTCTTCTTCCTTAAATCCACGAGTTGTAATCGCAGGCGTTCCCAATCTTATTCCACTTGTAATAAATGGTTTTTCAGGATCATTTGGAATAGCATTTTTATTACAAGTTATACCAGCCTCTTCTAATTTTGCTTCAGCCAATTTTCCTGTAACTCCCATTGGACGTAAATCTACAAGCATTAAATGATTATCAGTTCCTCCACTCACAATTCTAAGTCCACCTTTTGTAAGTTCTTCAGATAAAACTTTTGCATTTTTTACAACTTGTTCTTGATATTCTTTATATTCTGGACTAAGTGCCTCTTTAAATGCTACAGCCTTTGCCGCAATTATGTGAACTAACGGCCCTCCTTGAATTCCAGGGAATATTGTTTTATCAATTTTTTTAGCAATTTCTTCATTATTTGTCAGAATTACTCCTCCACGAGGTCCTCTCAATGTTTTATGAGTTGTAGAAGTTACAACATCTGCATATTCTAATGGATTTGAATGAAGTCCAGCTGCAACAAGTCCAGCAATATGAGCCATATCCACCATTAAATATGCCCCAACTTCATCAGCAATTTCTCTAAATTTCTTAAAGTCAATTATTCTTGAATAAGCGCTCGCTCCAGCAACTATCATTTTAGGTTTTTCCCTCAATGCAATTTCTCTTACCGCTTCATAATCAATCAATTCTGTTTCAGGATGTAATCCATATTCCAGTCCAATATAATTTTTTCCAGAAAAATTAATTTTATAGCCATGAGTCAAATGCCCGCCAGCACTAAGACTCATTCCTAAAATCTTATCCCCGGCTTCAAGCAATCCAACATAAACTCCCATATTTGCTTGAGAACCAGAATGTGGCTGAACATTAGCATATTTTGCCCCAAATATTTTTTTCAATCTTTCAATTGCAAGACTTTCCACTACATCAGCATTTACACATCCACCATAATATCTTTTTCCAGGATAACCTTCTGCATATTTATTAGTAAATACAGACCCAGCCGCTTCCATCACAGCCTTTGAAACAAAATTTTCAGATGCAATTAACTCAATTCCCTCTTCTTGTCTATTCTCCTCTTCCACAATCGCATTATATACTTCCAAATCAAAATCTTTTATATAGCTCATTCTAATTTCCTCCTGATTTTTTATTTTTATTATTTATAAAAGTCCATAGATTCTAATAAATATATTATCTTTAAATTTCATTTATTAAATTAATAGTTTTTTTATTGTGCTTAAACTAAGCAAAATTCCTATTTTACAACTTGTATTTTTCTATAATTATAATAAAGTGCCTTTACAAAATCATATTCAAATGGAGAATTTAAATCCCCGTATCTTAGATTAAACATAGAACGTGCATTTAATCCCGTCACAACTGGTCTTGTAAATCCATAAACATTTTTATCAAATACTCCTGTATCAAAGAACAGCTTTTCTTCTGCAACTCCTCTTGCTGCACCCCCTATTGCTGTATCTGCTGCAGTTCCAACTGCATCTCTAACAGTACTTGGTCCTAATGCTGGCAAAATTAAAAAAGAACCTGTTTTTATTCCATAATATCCCAAAGTATCCCCCATTGTTTCAGGATCACTTTTTAATCCAATATTTTTAGCAACGTCAGTTACTCCCAATAATCCAGCAGTTGAATTTACTACAAATCTTCCAAGTGCATTTGCAGCTTTTCCAGGTTTTAATTGTAAAACTGAATTTACAAATGTCGGTATCTCTTTAAAATTATTATAAAAATTTGAAATTCCCTTTCTTACCGGTTTTGGAATAACTGCTGAATAAACACGGGAAACGGGATAAAGTACCTTTCTATCAAGTTGTGTATTAAAAGCGTACATTCTTCTATTAAATGGCTCTAGCGAATCATCAATTCCAGTCAACTGAAATACTTGACTTGACACAATATAATCTTCGTCCAGTTCTTCTAGGTTTTCTGCCAATACTCCATAACCATCTTGTTCAAGTGCAATATATTTATTTTTATCAGGCTTATTTTTCTTTGTTTTTATATTTGTCTGTGCAACTAAATCAATACTTTTATCTGGTTTTTGTGCTGTCTTTCCATCCACAAATTCAACAAAAAGATCATCATTTGCCTCCTTATTACTTTCTTCTAAAAACATTATAGTATCTTCATTTTTTATATCCATCAATTCAGCTTTTCCAATTA
This window encodes:
- a CDS encoding MBL fold metallo-hydrolase, with translation MKFSSLGSGSSGNSSYIEMGNKKFLVDAGFSGKKIAEKLNNIEKRIEDIKGIFVTHEHSDHIQGLGVVSRKYDIPIYLHEMTYGVIREKIGKIDKKNLNFIREDKIIIGNCVINNFEVMHDAKKCLGYTFEYEGKKLSYASDVGCVNNIIKENLKNSDVIVLESNYDYNMLMTGPYHWELKNRVKGRNGHLSNSEASKLIAQVLNEKLKKIYLMHISKDNNTPELAYNSLYEILERENKSHLEIEVIDEEGTEIYKI
- a CDS encoding tyrosine-type recombinase/integrase, with amino-acid sequence MENDINDELTKKNNENVQENIKNENLVMYVDKFLYYEEVILGKSFNTIRGYRRDLLQFMEYLEEYEEIHNFEEIEMMTFRSFIAYLNSPKRLEEVEKNDKNVKSIENMENSDKKAKLKPISKRSINRKISALRTFFKYLQEIKVIETNKASYINVPKFEKELPNVINRDDLNNLRHVINTEKITGIRDRLIIELLYSSGLRSIELINLSEFMIDIEEREIRVVGKGDKERITFFSENAKKWLIKYIEEKKRQYANYTREVLIVNSKGKKLTTRSLRRLISAHAHEAGIQKEITPHVFRHSFAMELLNNGVDIRYLQELLGHSSIAATQVYTHVSKTFLRDIYMSTHPLAKE
- a CDS encoding uracil-DNA glycosylase; translation: MWNDLKLEIDICTKCVLEKTRINPIVGEGNKKAEVLFVLDSVSEEEDIKQQLLADKNGKYFKRFLEYSKLDLKKCYFTTLTKCSSHGNIIEQESILQCNEFLITQIALINPKYIVTVGERATKSLLENDEKEDIKDLVGKVFDFYGEIKIVPIYDISYLFKATDKEKWKLIKILEKL
- a CDS encoding MlaA family lipoprotein, with amino-acid sequence MAGKNKLLMLGAMFAVTVIGKAELMDIKNEDTIMFLEESNKEANDDLFVEFVDGKTAQKPDKSIDLVAQTNIKTKKNKPDKNKYIALEQDGYGVLAENLEELDEDYIVSSQVFQLTGIDDSLEPFNRRMYAFNTQLDRKVLYPVSRVYSAVIPKPVRKGISNFYNNFKEIPTFVNSVLQLKPGKAANALGRFVVNSTAGLLGVTDVAKNIGLKSDPETMGDTLGYYGIKTGSFLILPALGPSTVRDAVGTAADTAIGGAARGVAEEKLFFDTGVFDKNVYGFTRPVVTGLNARSMFNLRYGDLNSPFEYDFVKALYYNYRKIQVVK
- the glyA gene encoding serine hydroxymethyltransferase; protein product: MSYIKDFDLEVYNAIVEEENRQEEGIELIASENFVSKAVMEAAGSVFTNKYAEGYPGKRYYGGCVNADVVESLAIERLKKIFGAKYANVQPHSGSQANMGVYVGLLEAGDKILGMSLSAGGHLTHGYKINFSGKNYIGLEYGLHPETELIDYEAVREIALREKPKMIVAGASAYSRIIDFKKFREIADEVGAYLMVDMAHIAGLVAAGLHSNPLEYADVVTSTTHKTLRGPRGGVILTNNEEIAKKIDKTIFPGIQGGPLVHIIAAKAVAFKEALSPEYKEYQEQVVKNAKVLSEELTKGGLRIVSGGTDNHLMLVDLRPMGVTGKLAEAKLEEAGITCNKNAIPNDPEKPFITSGIRLGTPAITTRGFKEEETRQVAQFILTVLGNIDDSEKIAQVKEQVFKLTEKFPLYKGK
- the rph gene encoding ribonuclease PH; amino-acid sequence: MRNNNRKNDEMREVKVTKNYIIHPEGSVLIEFGNTKVICNATIEEKIPRWLKGTNSGWITAEYSMLPRATHTRVQRESAKGKLSGRTMEIQRLIGRALRAAIDLEKLGERTVMIDCDVIQADGGTRTASITGAYLALELAVEKLIDQGKLKEIPIKSKVAAISVGKVHNELLLDLEYEEDSKADVDMNIVMNDKGEFIELQGTGEEATFTQAELLKFIELSKNAFDKLFSL
- the yqeH gene encoding ribosome biogenesis GTPase YqeH, whose product is MIKKKCSGCGIELQFEDKNKEGYVPKEKFVMQDDLLCQRCFKIKNYGENLVNNFSREDYLKEVSKSVKKSDVILPIFDIIDFEGSFTEEILDYLRDYRSIILVNKIDLMPDFIHPTEISNWVKDRLAEEDIVPDDIAFISAKSKYGINGIVRKIKNIFQNKKVKATVLGVSNVGKSSVINLLLGNNRITTSKYSGTTLKSINNKIQNSEITIIDTPGLIPDGRVSDLISVESGLKLVPVGEISRKTFKLEENQVFMFDVFCRFKILGNELLESGSKPIFSAYASKSVKFHVTREERVEDLLNGNFFEILQGSEKKKYFQNEFVTCEVEIEENEELAIAGLGWVNVKRGPLKIQLEIPKQVKVIVRPSIFKNKK